The proteins below come from a single Pseudomonas chlororaphis genomic window:
- a CDS encoding D-xylose ABC transporter permease has protein sequence MNQVKQLFSRYKMLALVIAVAMIWLFFSWQTEGGFLTPRNLSNLLRQMSITGILACGMVLVIISGEIDLSVGSLLGLLGGLAAILDVVYHIPLLANLSLVALCGLVIGLGNGYMTAYLRIPSFIVGLGGMLAFRGILLGVTGGTTIAPVSPELVYVGQGYLPHAVGTGLGVVLFALTLFLTWKQRRNRALHGLAAHSLVRDVLRVVLIGAVLAGFVYTLNSYDGIPVPVLLLLVLLGVFSYVTSQTVFGRRVYSVGSNMEATRLSGINVQAVKLWIFGIMGVMCALAGVVNTARLAAGSPSAGNMGELDAIAACFIGGTSMRGGSGTVYGALLGALVITSLDNGMSMLDVDSYWQMIVKGSILVLAVWVDVSTRTGRR, from the coding sequence ATGAATCAGGTCAAACAACTGTTCTCCCGCTACAAAATGCTCGCGCTGGTGATCGCCGTGGCGATGATCTGGCTGTTCTTCAGCTGGCAGACCGAGGGCGGCTTCCTGACCCCGCGCAACCTTTCCAACCTGCTGCGGCAAATGTCCATCACCGGGATCCTGGCCTGCGGCATGGTGCTGGTGATCATCAGCGGCGAGATCGACCTGTCGGTGGGGTCCTTGCTGGGGCTGCTGGGTGGGCTCGCGGCGATCCTCGATGTGGTCTATCACATCCCGCTGCTGGCGAACCTGAGCCTGGTCGCCCTGTGTGGCCTGGTGATCGGCCTGGGCAACGGCTACATGACCGCTTACCTGCGCATCCCCTCGTTCATCGTCGGCCTGGGCGGCATGCTTGCCTTTCGCGGGATCCTGCTGGGGGTCACCGGCGGGACCACCATCGCCCCGGTGTCGCCGGAGCTGGTCTACGTCGGCCAGGGCTATCTGCCGCACGCCGTGGGCACCGGGCTGGGCGTGGTGCTGTTCGCCCTGACCCTGTTCCTGACCTGGAAACAGCGGCGCAATCGAGCTTTGCATGGCCTGGCGGCGCACTCGTTGGTACGCGACGTGCTGCGGGTGGTGCTGATCGGCGCGGTGCTGGCCGGCTTCGTCTACACCCTCAACAGTTACGACGGCATCCCGGTGCCGGTGCTGCTTTTGCTGGTGCTGCTCGGCGTGTTCAGCTACGTCACCAGCCAGACCGTGTTTGGCCGGCGGGTGTATTCGGTGGGCAGCAACATGGAAGCCACGCGCCTGTCGGGTATCAACGTGCAAGCAGTGAAACTGTGGATCTTCGGCATCATGGGGGTGATGTGCGCCCTGGCCGGCGTGGTCAACACCGCGCGCCTGGCAGCGGGTTCGCCCTCGGCCGGCAACATGGGCGAGCTCGATGCCATCGCCGCCTGCTTCATCGGTGGCACTTCGATGCGCGGCGGCTCCGGCACGGTCTACGGCGCCCTCCTCGGCGCGCTGGTCATCACCAGCCTGGACAACGGCATGTCGATGCTCGACGTCGACAGTTACTGGCAGATGATCGTCAAGGGCAGCATCCTGGTGCTGGCGGTGTGGGTCGACGTGAGCACCCGCACCGGACGACGCTGA
- a CDS encoding xylose isomerase (catalyzes the interconversion of D-xylose to D-xylulose) gives MPYFPGVDKIRFEGAASGAPLAFRHYDADKLILGKPMREHLRMAVCYWHSFVWPGSDVFGAGTFKRPWQHAGDPMELAIGKAEAAFEFFSKLGIDYYCFHDTDVAPEGSSLREYRNHFAQMVDHLERHQEQTGIRLLWGTANCFSNPRFAAGAASNPDPEVFACAAAQVFSAMNATLRLKGANYVLWGGREGYETLLNTDLKREREQLGRFMRMVVEHKHKIGFKGDLLIEPKPQEPTKHQYDYDTATVFGFLQQFGLEREIKVNIEANHATLAGHSFHHEIATATSLGIFGSIDANRGDPQNGWDTDQFPNSVEEMTLATYEILKAGGFTHGGFNFDSKVRRQSVDDVDLFHGHVAAMDVLALALERAAAMVQDDQLQRFKDQRYAGWQQPFGQAVLAGDYSLAALAEHAFDNALNPQAVSGRQEMLENVVNRFIYP, from the coding sequence ATGCCGTACTTCCCCGGTGTCGACAAGATTCGCTTCGAGGGTGCCGCCAGCGGCGCACCCCTCGCCTTCCGCCACTACGACGCCGACAAGCTCATCCTCGGCAAGCCCATGCGCGAACACCTGCGCATGGCGGTCTGCTACTGGCATTCGTTCGTCTGGCCGGGGTCCGATGTGTTCGGTGCCGGCACGTTCAAGCGCCCCTGGCAGCACGCCGGCGACCCCATGGAACTGGCCATCGGCAAGGCTGAAGCGGCCTTCGAGTTCTTCAGCAAACTGGGCATCGATTACTACTGCTTCCACGACACCGATGTCGCCCCCGAGGGCAGCTCGCTGCGCGAGTATCGCAACCATTTCGCGCAGATGGTCGATCACCTGGAACGCCATCAGGAACAGACCGGCATCCGATTGCTGTGGGGCACCGCCAACTGCTTCAGCAACCCGCGCTTTGCCGCCGGCGCGGCAAGCAACCCGGACCCGGAAGTCTTCGCCTGCGCCGCCGCCCAGGTGTTCAGTGCCATGAACGCGACCCTGCGGCTCAAAGGCGCCAACTACGTGTTGTGGGGTGGCCGCGAGGGCTACGAAACCCTGCTCAATACCGACCTCAAGCGCGAGCGCGAGCAACTGGGCCGGTTCATGCGCATGGTGGTCGAGCACAAGCACAAGATCGGCTTCAAGGGCGACCTGCTCATCGAACCCAAGCCCCAGGAGCCGACCAAGCACCAATACGATTACGACACCGCCACAGTGTTCGGCTTCCTCCAGCAGTTCGGCCTGGAGCGCGAGATCAAGGTCAACATCGAGGCCAACCACGCGACCCTGGCCGGGCACAGCTTCCACCACGAGATCGCCACCGCGACGTCGCTGGGGATCTTCGGCAGCATCGACGCCAACCGGGGCGATCCGCAAAACGGCTGGGACACCGACCAGTTCCCCAACAGCGTCGAGGAAATGACCCTGGCCACTTATGAAATCCTCAAGGCCGGAGGGTTCACCCACGGTGGATTCAACTTCGACTCCAAGGTTCGTCGCCAGAGCGTCGACGATGTCGATCTGTTCCACGGCCATGTCGCCGCCATGGATGTCCTGGCCCTGGCCCTGGAGCGCGCGGCCGCCATGGTCCAGGACGATCAGTTGCAACGGTTCAAGGACCAACGCTACGCCGGCTGGCAGCAGCCGTTCGGCCAGGCAGTGCTGGCGGGCGACTACAGCCTCGCGGCGCTGGCTGAACATGCCTTCGACAACGCGTTGAACCCCCAAGCGGTCAGTGGCCGACAGGAGATGCTCGAGAACGTGGTCAACCGGTTCATCTACCCCTGA
- a CDS encoding AraC family transcriptional regulator, with the protein MKTVPPVHRIALLFNGSKIYDRGIISGIGNYLSSTRASWDLFLEEDFLCRLKGIERWQGDGIIADFDDPLIGEALAGIKLPVVAVGGSYQDARAYPKGIPYVATDNDALMTLAYEHLIEAGLTRFACFSLPEAQANRWAQEREKAFRRLVQRDGLPAEIYRGMGTSAPLWDSAVEQQIAWLQSLPKPIGIIAVSDARARQLLQACLTAGIAVPEQVALIGIDNDPLTRSLTRVPLSSVIQGTETMGRTAARLLHQMLHGMPSTGTQILVPPDAINVQVSSLHQPLGNPYVMQALLFIRQYACQGIKTAQVAAYVGVSRSSLESHFRKVRGCSVHDEILRFKLAAAANGLENTDAPIADIAQRCGFKSAQYLHTVFRREFGCTPREYQQAQAVV; encoded by the coding sequence ATGAAAACTGTCCCGCCCGTTCACCGCATCGCCCTGTTGTTCAACGGCAGCAAGATCTACGACCGTGGGATCATCAGCGGCATCGGCAATTACCTGAGCAGCACCCGCGCTTCGTGGGACCTGTTCCTCGAAGAGGATTTCCTCTGTCGCCTCAAGGGCATCGAGCGCTGGCAGGGCGACGGCATCATTGCCGATTTCGACGACCCGCTGATCGGCGAGGCGCTGGCGGGGATCAAGCTGCCCGTGGTGGCAGTGGGCGGTTCCTACCAGGATGCGCGGGCCTACCCGAAGGGCATCCCTTACGTCGCCACCGACAACGACGCGTTGATGACGCTGGCCTATGAGCACTTGATCGAGGCCGGCCTGACGCGCTTCGCCTGTTTCAGCCTGCCCGAGGCACAGGCCAATCGTTGGGCCCAGGAGCGGGAAAAAGCCTTTCGCCGCCTGGTGCAGCGCGACGGCCTGCCCGCCGAGATCTACCGCGGCATGGGCACCAGCGCGCCGCTCTGGGACAGCGCCGTCGAACAGCAGATCGCCTGGCTGCAAAGCCTGCCCAAACCCATCGGCATCATTGCCGTCAGCGATGCCCGCGCCCGCCAACTGTTGCAAGCCTGCCTGACCGCCGGAATCGCCGTCCCGGAGCAGGTGGCGTTGATCGGCATCGACAACGATCCGCTGACCCGCAGCCTGACGCGGGTGCCACTGAGTTCGGTGATCCAGGGCACCGAAACCATGGGCCGGACCGCGGCGCGCCTGCTGCACCAGATGCTCCACGGCATGCCGTCCACGGGCACGCAGATCCTGGTTCCGCCGGATGCGATCAATGTGCAGGTCTCCAGCCTGCACCAGCCGCTGGGCAATCCCTACGTCATGCAGGCGCTGCTGTTCATCCGCCAATACGCCTGCCAGGGCATCAAGACCGCCCAGGTGGCGGCGTATGTCGGCGTGTCGCGTTCATCCCTGGAATCGCATTTTCGCAAGGTGCGCGGGTGCAGCGTTCACGACGAGATCCTGCGCTTCAAGCTGGCTGCGGCCGCCAATGGACTGGAAAACACCGATGCGCCGATTGCCGACATTGCCCAGCGTTGCGGCTTCAAATCGGCGCAGTACCTGCACACCGTGTTCCGGCGTGAGTTCGGCTGTACGCCTCGGGAGTATCAGCAGGCACAAGCGGTGGTGTGA
- a CDS encoding sugar ABC transporter substrate-binding protein, with product MKTFKRTLLAGALALLSLPVMADAAHPKIGFSIDDLRLERWSRDRDYFVAAAEKLEAKVFVQSADANEQKQISQIENLISRGVDVIVIVPFNATVLTNAVAEAKKAGIKVVSYDRLILNADIDAYISFDNEKVGEMQASGVLQAAPKGNYFLLGGAPTDNNAKVLREGQMKVLQPAIDKGDIKIVGQQWVKEWNPTEALSIVENALTRNSNKIDAIVASNDATAGGAIQALAAQKMAGKVPISGQDADLAAVKRVIDGTQTMTVYKPLKLIATEAAKLSVQLARNEKPTYSSQYDNGSKKVDTILLTPTPLTKDNIDLLEKDGFYTKAQIAGQ from the coding sequence ATGAAAACATTCAAACGCACGTTGCTCGCCGGCGCCCTCGCCCTGCTCTCGCTCCCGGTCATGGCCGACGCCGCGCACCCGAAAATCGGCTTCTCCATCGATGACCTGCGCCTGGAACGCTGGTCGCGGGACCGCGACTACTTCGTCGCGGCAGCGGAAAAACTCGAGGCCAAGGTCTTCGTCCAGTCGGCCGACGCCAACGAGCAGAAGCAGATCTCGCAGATCGAGAACCTCATCTCCCGGGGCGTCGACGTGATTGTCATCGTGCCATTCAACGCTACCGTGCTGACCAACGCCGTCGCCGAAGCCAAGAAGGCCGGAATCAAGGTGGTGTCCTACGACCGGCTGATCCTCAACGCCGACATCGACGCCTACATTTCCTTCGATAACGAAAAGGTCGGCGAAATGCAGGCCAGCGGCGTGTTGCAAGCGGCGCCCAAGGGTAATTACTTCCTGCTCGGCGGCGCCCCGACGGACAACAACGCCAAGGTGCTGCGCGAAGGCCAGATGAAAGTGCTGCAACCGGCCATCGACAAGGGCGACATCAAGATCGTCGGCCAGCAATGGGTGAAGGAATGGAACCCCACCGAAGCCCTGAGCATCGTCGAGAACGCCCTGACCCGCAACAGCAACAAGATCGACGCCATCGTCGCCTCCAACGACGCCACCGCAGGCGGTGCGATCCAGGCCCTCGCGGCCCAGAAAATGGCCGGCAAGGTGCCGATCTCGGGCCAGGACGCCGACCTGGCGGCGGTCAAGCGGGTGATCGACGGCACCCAGACCATGACCGTCTACAAGCCACTCAAGCTGATCGCCACCGAAGCCGCCAAGCTCTCGGTGCAACTGGCACGCAACGAGAAACCCACCTACAGCTCGCAGTACGACAACGGCAGCAAGAAGGTCGACACCATCCTGCTCACCCCGACCCCGCTGACCAAGGACAACATCGACCTGCTGGAAAAGGACGGCTTCTACACCAAGGCGCAGATCGCCGGGCAATGA
- a CDS encoding xylose transporter (with XylFH is part of the high affinity xylose ABC transporter), producing MSDYLLQMNGIVKTFDGVKALNGIDIKVRPGECVGLCGENGAGKSTLMKVLSAVYPHGTWEGEILWDGQPLKAQSISDTEAAGIVIIHQELTLVPDLSVAENIFMGHELTLPGGRMNYPAMIHRAEALMRELKVPDMNVSLPVSQYGGGYQQLVEIAKALNKQARLLILDEPSSALTRSEIEVLLDIIRDLKAKGVACVYISHKLDEVAAVCDTISVIRDGKHIATTAMADMDIPKIITQMVGREMSNLYPTEPHEVGEVIFEARHITCYDIDNPRRKRVDDISFVLKRGEILGIAGLVGAGRTELVSALFGAYPGRHEGEVWLDGQPIDTRTPLKAIRAGLCMVPEDRKRQGIIPDLGVGQNITLAVLDTYSRLTRIDAEAELGSIDKEIARMHLKTASPFLPITSLSGGNQQKAVLAKMLLAQPRVLILDEPTRGVDVGAKYEIYKLMGALAADGVSIIMVSSELAEVLGVSDRVLVIGEGQLRGNFINHELTQEQVLAAALSHPDGHHNNDRKSA from the coding sequence ATGTCCGATTACCTGCTGCAAATGAACGGCATCGTCAAGACCTTTGACGGTGTCAAGGCCCTGAACGGCATCGATATCAAGGTCCGGCCCGGTGAGTGCGTCGGCCTGTGCGGCGAGAACGGCGCGGGCAAATCCACGCTGATGAAAGTCCTGTCGGCGGTCTACCCCCATGGCACCTGGGAGGGCGAAATCCTCTGGGACGGCCAGCCGCTCAAGGCGCAATCGATCAGCGACACCGAAGCCGCCGGGATCGTCATCATCCACCAGGAGCTGACCCTGGTCCCCGACCTGTCGGTGGCCGAAAACATCTTCATGGGCCACGAGCTGACCCTGCCCGGCGGGCGCATGAATTACCCGGCCATGATCCATCGCGCCGAAGCCCTGATGCGTGAGCTCAAGGTGCCGGACATGAACGTCTCGCTGCCGGTGTCCCAGTACGGCGGCGGCTACCAGCAACTGGTGGAAATCGCCAAGGCCCTGAACAAGCAGGCGCGCCTGCTGATCCTCGACGAGCCCTCCTCGGCCCTGACCCGCTCGGAAATCGAGGTATTGCTGGACATCATCCGCGACCTCAAGGCCAAGGGCGTCGCCTGCGTGTACATCTCCCACAAGCTCGACGAAGTGGCCGCCGTGTGCGACACGATTTCGGTGATCCGCGACGGCAAGCACATCGCCACGACCGCCATGGCCGACATGGACATCCCGAAGATCATCACCCAGATGGTCGGGCGAGAAATGAGCAACCTCTACCCCACCGAACCCCATGAGGTGGGCGAGGTGATCTTCGAGGCGCGCCACATCACCTGCTACGACATCGACAACCCCAGGCGCAAACGGGTCGACGACATCTCGTTCGTGCTCAAGCGTGGGGAAATCCTCGGCATCGCCGGGCTGGTCGGCGCCGGCCGCACGGAGCTGGTGTCGGCGCTGTTCGGCGCCTACCCCGGCCGCCACGAAGGCGAAGTCTGGCTCGACGGCCAGCCGATCGATACGCGCACCCCGCTCAAGGCGATCCGCGCCGGCCTGTGCATGGTCCCCGAAGACCGCAAGCGCCAGGGCATCATCCCGGACCTGGGCGTGGGCCAGAACATCACCCTGGCCGTGCTGGACACTTATTCACGCCTGACCCGCATCGATGCCGAGGCCGAGCTGGGCAGCATCGACAAGGAAATCGCGCGCATGCACCTCAAGACCGCGAGCCCGTTCCTGCCAATCACCAGCCTGTCGGGCGGCAACCAGCAAAAAGCCGTGCTGGCGAAAATGCTCCTGGCCCAGCCCCGGGTGTTGATCCTCGATGAACCGACCCGCGGGGTGGACGTCGGCGCCAAGTATGAGATCTACAAGCTGATGGGCGCGCTGGCGGCCGACGGCGTGTCGATCATCATGGTCTCCTCGGAACTGGCCGAGGTGCTGGGGGTGTCCGACCGGGTGCTGGTGATCGGCGAAGGCCAGTTGCGCGGCAACTTCATCAACCACGAACTGACCCAGGAACAGGTGCTCGCCGCCGCGCTCAGCCACCCCGATGGCCATCACAATAATGATCGGAAGTCCGCGTAG